DNA from Zonotrichia leucophrys gambelii isolate GWCS_2022_RI chromosome 5, RI_Zleu_2.0, whole genome shotgun sequence:
TTAAAACTAATAATGTGACAGAGCATGAGGATACAGACAAATACAGACAGCTCCTGGTTCGGACACTGCATTCCTGCAGCGTTCGCTTCCCAGACATGGCTGCCAATGTTATTCCAGTGGTATGCAAATATTTCATTGTATTCTCATTACCTGTGTTACACCTATACCCAACACCTGCAGAATTGCTGGAGCTGAGATGTTCCTCATAATGAAGCTCACAAGAGCCAATGCTATTTTTAGTTCCTAAAGAAACACAGGACTTTTGATgctgtaattttttgtttttctgagactgttaatatatttttgaagAACATGAGCTGAAGAGCACCTTTAAAAGTGCAATAATTTGTATCACTAGAAAAACAGTTTGGGAATGCGATAATTGGTACTTGTTTGGAATGTACTTAAGGTTGTTTGACTTCATGTTTTTTTTCACTGGAGATGCATaaggagttttatttttctgaacatAGAAGGGAAGTATTATTGTACAAACTTCTCTGTTAGTGCTGATGTTCAATCTTTCCTGGCAGCTGATGGAGTTCCTTAGTGACAACAACGAAGCGGCAGCCGCCGATGTCCTGGAGTTTGTGCGGGAAGCGATCCAGAGATTTGAAAACCTCAGACCTCTTATTGTTGAGAAGATGCTTGAAGTCTTTCATGCTATTAAATCTGTCAAGTGAGTCCAGAATATGATACCAAACAGacttgggagcagctgtggctcacTTGCATTGAATGTATATTGTCATTAAATATGTACCAAAATCCACCTTACCCACACAGAGTGACTGTGAGCCTTGATATTTTGAGGTAGGAGATTTCTAGGTACAGCTTTCTTCTTGCCTATTTGTGCAAGAGGTAAATTGGGCGTTTGTTGCATTgaataaatgcaaaatgaaataaattcaattttcatttctgtaatgCACTTGATAATTGTAATTCCCCTTGTTAGGACATAGTGTTGTTGATGAAGGCCAAACATAAAGTAATATGTTTATTAAAACAGATTTCCTAAATTTGCACTTGTAGTCAACTGGAAATACTGAACATTTTTTAGAAAGCCTAATCTAACATAGACTGAGCTTTACAAAGTATAAAGCTATTTTAGTGTACCTTTCAGGACTCTAAAAACTTTGCTTACTGATGGATCTGTAAAGGTTATGTCATATGAGAACTTCTCTGTGTCAGAAGAGCACTCTGTCATTCTCCTAATacacagaaaattctgaatCCCATCTCCATTGTAATCTCATTAAGTGGGGGGAAGAAATCCTCTGAAGCTTTGCTATTCTTTTCCTAATCTTCATTCTTgttctgatttttcattttctcctgtaTAATGGAAAAATTAGTTTGTCTCAGTTAAGTGGAGAATTTAGAGCTGACTTTATTCACATGCAGTGATGGTCccaatgaaatttaattttgtgtatttcaggtttaaaatggaaattaaaatgtaGCAGAGAATATGTCTAATTTGATGTACTTTTTCATGAGTTTACTGAGGCTTAAAAGATAATTGCTTTTGATTTAACCTGCTTTTGTCAGTTGTGTCCTTTTGAATTTGTCAAGACTGGCCTTTACTACCTGATAAATCACTTTAAATCACTTTTCTTGGTGCTGATTTGAGTATATCACGAAAGCATGATTTAAATTACTGTTCTTGTCTCAGGATTTATCGAGGAGCATTATGGATCCTTGGAGAATATTGCAGCACAAAGGAGGATATACAAAGTGTAATGACAGAGGTTCGCAGATCACTCGGGGAGGTGTgtatgttttggggtttttgtgtttcctGGCTCTTGGTGGTTTTTCCTGCCATCATGCAGTGGGTTTTCtaagaaaaaggtattttagAAAGATCAAATAAGATGTAACAGTGTTTTAAGGACTTGTGATGTGTAATGGCATTTGCACAAAAAATCTTAAGCAAAAAGCAGTCAGGGTTTTGAATTAATTACTCGTTTTTTTCCAAGTAGCATATTTGAGCTGAGAATAAGTGATATCTGTTACAAGAAAAGTTGGGAAATTccttatttcagaaaattatgGCAGCTTTAagatattatttaattatatcCGGTAGCAAAGAAGTAGTGCTTTAAGTCTGGGTTGTTCTGAGAGAAAGATTTCTCTGCCAAAATCTAATTCATCAATGAGAGCTTTATTGCATGTGTAGGAAGCTTCTGTATGTATTTCAATATCTGCTTATTTCCTCAAATTCTCCCCAAACCGATGCACTGTAGCTGACCTTTTGGTTATAAAAACCTCAGAAATGCAGATAATTTTATTAAGACCTGTAGAACAAAAATagatcttttcttttaattgtaaCAGTTGCTTCCTGCTCATTTCTAGATCCCAATAGTAGAATCTGAAATCAAGAAAGAAGCTGGTGAGCTCAAACCTGAAGAAGAGGTGTCTGTTGGTCCAGCCCAAAAATTAGTGACAGAGATGGGCACTTATGCAACACAAAGTGCTCTTAGCAGTTCCCGACCTGCCAAAAAGGAAGAAGACAGGTATTTGTGATTTCATGCTTGGCCAGGAATGACTTGgttaatttttatctttgtttaTTTGAGTGGTGTTATCTGTCATACAGAGTTCAGTGGTTGAGGGAGTTTCCTGTTTTAATCCTAGCTAGATAGAATAGGAAGTTGTCTGATTGCTTAGGATTTGTAATCAAAGCTTACTGTATAAATAAGTGCTTTATTGATTATGATGTCCTGAATTctagttgatttttttttaacatataaaGTTCTCTCACAGTTGTAGTTGGATACAGAGATAGTGCCtttagattaaaatattttcttccctttataTCACCTTGTACTCCTACGCCTCTCTCTCTAGTCCACATGGAAATGACTGTGGTGACTTGTGAAAAATCTCTGTATCTAGAAAATTACattgagaaggaaaaaactcaGCCTTGTGAGGTGTTTCAAACTTGTTTTGCTTGTACAGTATGAAAGTTAAGGTATCAAGAGAGGTAGGCTGAAGATTGTCATCCCAAAGTAGTTTTCTGAGGATTATTTGTCTTTGCAGACCTCCCTTACGAGGATTCTTGCTGGATGGAGATTTCTTTGTTGCAGCTTCCCTTGCTACAACTTTAACCAAGATTGCTTTGCGTTATGTGTCCCTAGttcaggaaaagaagaaacaaaatgtgAGTCATCTCTTGTGTTTTCACATTTAAGGAACAGCTGctttttgcctcttttcttttcaaaagatGCAAAATGGGTTAAGTCCAAAGTGAAGTGCCAGTTATGTGATTGGAAAATAATGATAGTTTGGATCACAAACAGgacctgctgctttccagccattCTATCTAGACAGTCTCTAAATCATTCTGCTTGGTTTCAGATAACAAATACTAAAAAACTAAGTAATCTCTTCAGAGATGTTATGGTTTGATTAATATGCaccttttcctaaaaaaatcagaagtcaACATTTCTTTAAATCTGTGGCAAATGCAATAACCTTCTTCCATTCTCTTTGTGCTCCTTCTCAGTCCTTTAATGCTGAAGCAATGCTGCTGATGGCCACTATTCTCCACTTGGGAAAGTCTTCTCTTCCCAAGAAGCCAATTACAGATGATGATGTGGATCGTATTTCGTTGTGTCTGAAAGTGTTGTCAGAATGTTCTCCTCTCATGAATGACATTTTCAACAAAGAATGCAGGCAGTCCCTCTCTCACATGCTGTCAGCCAAGCTAGAAGAGGAGAAACTTTCCCAGAAGGTGAGCTGTTATCAGTGTGTAACCATAAGCACTTGGAGTTTTTACAGGTGTTCACATCCAAGCTGCTCCCAGAAACGTCACCATTTGACTCTGTGTAGGTCAGCTGTTATTTGACTGTTTTTCTGTGCTAAGGAATGGAATTCACTGTGAATTCTTGAATTGCTCTCTTCCTGCAGAAAGAATCTGAGAAGAGGAATGTGACAATTCAGCCAGATGATCCCATTTCCTTCATGCAGCTTACTGCTAAAAATGAAATGAGCTCAAAAGAAGACCAGTTCCAGCTTAGCCTTCTTGCAGCAATGGGAAACACACAGAGGAAAGAGGCTGCTGATCCTCTTGCTTCCAAACTTAATAAGGTAGTGGGAAATCAGTGCTTTAATTGTATACATGGGATCATTTTGGGAATTGCAGACTGGAACTGATGAACCAGACTATGCTGCTTGATTGGGAAGACCCAGTTATATTCtgatgaggagaaaaagaaaagcacttgtGCTTATAGTTGTTACCTTCTCAAATGGGgagaggaagaacaaaaaggaaaCTTGGAGAGTGCTGAACTGGTGGAATGTGGAGAAGAAATTAGGGTTTGCTGTTTTGAAATCCCAATAAAGTACACAGGGAAGGGAGCAAGGATGCCAGAAGTGATTAAGATCCCCTTTCTTTGGCTGCTGTATCCTATTGCCAAGTGCAATGCATCCTTATTTCACtctttatgccttttttttctgtagaataGCAGAACCTGCTGAGGAGGtttaaagagaagaaatcacTTGAGTAATTCATTAGTTAAGAGTTAAACCCCCAGACTTGAAAGAATGGATGAATTCTTTTTGATGTTTAAAATTACCTATTCATATTAAGTCAGCATTTCTTTGTCCTGCTGATCATCTTAAGAATAAATAGCATTACAGTTCATATTTTAGGAACTTATTAGTTCAGAATTAATTTCATCTGGAGGGGTTTATATGTGTATAGAAATATATAGTGTGTATGCAGGGGGACACGTGAAGGAAGGCACCTTGTTTTGGAGGcccatattaaataataatcaATTTAAGAgtacttcatttttattttttgtcgTTGTTTGAATGATTGTATGTTTTAAACTGCTTTCTGAGGAGGTGACTCCCTTGGCTTGTGTGACAGGTGACTCAGCTGACAGGTTTCTCAGACCCTGTGTATGCAGAAGCCTATGTCCATGTCAATCAGTATGACATCGTGCTGGATGTGCTCGTGGTCAACCAGACCAGTGACACCCTGCAGAACTGCACCCTGGAGCTGGCCACGCTGGGTAAGGAGGGCTGCATGCTGCAAacaaagcagctctgagcttcTGGGAATTGGGCATTACCCTGCTCTAAGGAATTCCTGAAACACTTCCAAAGTGATGCCAGCTAGTCACCATTTTGAATGCCTTTAAAAGTATACTGGTTTAAATATTTGGTAGAAGTTTGTATGTACTGACAATGCAATCTGATGATGTAAACCATAGTCAGATTTTATCACTAAAAACATAGTGttccattttcccttctccttttgtCCTGAGATATAGACAGGTTTTTTGATGTACTTATTTTTCATTGTGCTGCTATCAtactctggaaaataaaaataggtcAAAATCCCAACTGGTATGGAGCAGAAAGCCATCTGCCCTAGGTGGTTTTTGCACTCAGCACTTAAATACTGCATTTACTCAACTGAAACCATTCCCTGTACCAACAGCTGTACCAGAGTCTTGCTTGGACAATACTGGGGCTTCATTAACTTCTCTTAGAGGAGTCACTGGAGCACATAATTCAAGAACAGTAGCCAGTTTCTTATTAGTTGTCCTCTGCTTTGGCAGTCAGGAGCTGACATACATTTACAATATGCTAGGAGAAATCATATTATGTACTTTTCACATTGTAAACATGACTGGAGGGGCGTAACCTTTCTCCTAAAATTTTGTAAATCATTTGATGAGACTTATGATGGGAATAAATCAAATGGTTGCATTATTTAATaggttgtatttttttatttgtcagCTCAGTAAAGTGGAATTCTGTATTTCCCAGCTGATGTACTGCAAAAGCTGACTTGAGGCATCACTCCCGTGTGTGGAGTTCATGCTGTTCATGCTGTGTTCTCAAGTTGCAGTTTAATAGAATTAAGGAGTCTTTCCAATTGCTTGCTGAAGgattattaaaaatgcattccTTAGTGCTTCCCTGGAGCAATTATATTCAGAATCAAGGAGATATTTTGACCTTTTTGTAAATAGCTTGGTGCCTGTAGTGCTGGACATTGTACTTTGGATTTGAGACACTTGACTATAGGGTTTGGCCTTATGATGATGTCAGTGATTAAAATACAAGGTAGAATTAACCATTTCCTTGTTAAAAATTAATACTAAACTCCATCCAAAGCCCATTTAATTCagtatttgcatttgttttctgtggggtttgggtgaacacagcaatattttaactgaaatttGTTATATAATGTAATTTCTCTTGCAATTaggaaactgtaaaaaaaataacaaccaaTTCCAAatcaattaatatttttatggtGGTGTTTAGTGCAGCTCTATAGATGCAGAAATTGAatgacaagaaaataaaacctgttGTGCAGAAGCTAAGCTCATTGTATACTGCTAGTGTTCCCTGATTTCATCTCCCAATTTCTTTACACAGGTGACTTGAAACTTGTGGAAAAACCATCTCCTCTGACACTTGCTCCACATGATTTTGCAAACATTAAAGCTAATGTCAAAGTCGCTTCTACAGAAAATGGAATCATTTTTGGTAATGTTGGTAAGTAAACAATTTCAGTGTGCAAAATTAACATGAATGCATTGTATTTGTAACTGCTTAATGAGCTCAAAAATAAAGCCCTTCATAGTGAAAGAAGAAATTGAATTACAATGTCAGAATATTTTGtgatgatttaaaaaaaagctgtatCACTGTTACTTAAAACCATTGTAGAATGTGCTACCTTTAGGACAATTGTCAGCATGAGATTGAGCAAGGGTTGGCTGTTGCTAACTGGCAGATGGTAGCTCAGCACCCTTATTAAGTGCAAATTCACTTTTTGGAACATTTAGAAATAGTTTTGTGTGTTCTCTTGCAGTGTACGATGTCTCTGGAGCAGCCAGCGACAGAAACTGTGTGGTTCTCAGTGACATTCACATTGACATCATGGATTACATCCAGCCTGCTTCCTGTACAGATGCTGAGTTCAGACAGATGTGGGCAGAATTTGAGTGGGAAAACAAAgttagttttggggtttttttctatgttACTTTGTTGATGAGATACAATTCTGTCTCTTGTTCTACAGCAGCTCATTACAACAGCATTGTCTGTTGCCACATAAACCTCATTCAACATCCTCATTGGATGCTTGCCTCAAGTAGCTTATTCTCTTACAGCTATCTTATCAGTTTCACCAGCTTAGCAATGCAGTAACTGGGGTTTTGGCTTGCAAAAGAGCTTGTGTGCATTGAGCTTTACCTCCTGTATGGAAGCTGTCCAAGCTGACTGGTGATTGCTGTGTATTTTGGCTCAAAGGTGAGATGGCAACAAGTTTAGGTTTATGCTGAGGCTGCAGAATTACTCATGCTGCTCAGCCTCTCCAGTTCTAATCACTTTGTCTTGTGGGTTGCAAGGGACCTTTTAAAGGTTCTTTAGTCCAACCCCTTGCCAGGAGGACAGGAACATCTTTCTTTCACCTTGCTACTTTGCAGTACAGCTGTAGCATAAAGTTCTGGGTACTGTGTAAGACCAGCAAGACAGTGGTTACACTTCATACTAACTGAGGGTGCCCAAACCTAAAAAAAGGGTTTAAGGGAGAAGATATCATATAAGAATGGAGTAGGAGCAGAATGGGAGATACTTTACATGAACTGTAGTGTTGTGTGGTACACAGGTGTACTCACTTGGGACTAGATTTAAATGTCTCGGGGGAACTTGGGCACAATATATTGTAATAGATGATATATGAAGCCTTAGTAGTTTGTAAACTCCTCCTAAGAGAGATGTTAAAAACAATTGAAACAAGGCACATAATATGCAATATGATAAAGCCAAGGCAGCCCAGAGAGCTTTGTTGCCAGAAGGGGAAGATGAAAGGAATCTTTATCACTGATTAAAAGCAGACTTTGGACTAGGTGTTGCTATTTCTTGTTCTGGCAATGTGTAAACTGTATTCAGGCATGGAGTGCACTGTTTGCTGCAGAGAATGTAGATGTTCAACAGAGTATCATATTCACCCAATAGATTTTAGAAACCATGGTAATAGCATGAAATTTTCCATCTTAACAAATGGAGGTCAGGAGGGGAACACTTCCTGTGATGCCACCACATAGTGGGAAGTGCATGCAGCTTACTGAGTGTGCTGTTCCTCAAGGAGTAATGTGGAAGTGATCTCCTTTATAGAGCCCTGAAAAAGAGATTTCAGGAGTACCTGAGGTGCTAATTAaagtaattgcttttttttccttcttgaaggTAACGGTGAATACAAATATCATTGATTTAAATGAATACTTACAGCACATACTGAAGTCAACCAATATGAAATGCCTGACTCCGGAGAAGGTGAGCTATTTCTTGGAGAGTTTTAGATAACTTTTTAGTTCCTGTGCTTTATTATGTAATTTATTCAACATTTGTTGTTAATATTcttcaaataaatgaaatgaaatgaaacaaaatgagatGGTACATGTGCCTCAAAGCTTTTACTCTGAAATGAGTAGAAGCAGATAAATGTTACCAAAATTCTCTGTTGACCCAAGGTGGAAAATCAGAATGTCCATTTTGATTCATAGTTGCTAAGCTGTAGCATAGACTTGTTGGGACCATCTGTTTACATAAAGGGGTGTTTTAGTAGTTCCATATTTCTTCCTCTCTGACAAAATTTACCTTTCTTTTGCCAGTTTACCCTTTTTGTtgtaaagcaaaacaaatatataGAATAGCTACTTGCTGTTAAGATAGAGCATGTATGATAGCTATTAGCTACTACATGTATAGTAACCAAATTAAGTATAGTAGCTATTTAGCTTCTTTGCCATCTTGCTGTTGGTTAAGGCAAACCATAGAATGCCCTCCTGCCTTATCTTGATGAATTCTATAGACTGCATAATTCCCAGTATGAATTCTAGAAAAAGGCCACCACTGTTTCCCTGTGCATGATTCCTACATGTTATGAAACATTGCAGGTGAAGAAAGAAGTGTAAACATGATACATTGATAACTGCCTAGAAAACTTAGGCTGACCTAAACTGTGTTCAGAGGATTTTGGTCTTTTAAGGATTCCCATGTGCTTTCCACAGGCCCTTTCAGGCTATTGTGGCTTCATGGCAGCCAATCTTTACGCCCGCTCCATCTTCGGGGAGGACGCGCTGGCCAACGTGAGCATTGAGAAGCCGATCCACCTGGGCCCGGAGGCGCCTGTCACGGGCCACATCCGCATCCGGGCCAAGAGTCAGGTAAGGGGCTTGCCACCCTCACCCTTTAGGCCAGTGTACCAAGCACTCCCAAACATCTACAGACTTTTTACAGTCCTTTCTCCGGGTGTCTTGCCATAAAATTGGCCTGTGTGCCAAGATTTCCCAATTTTGTCCACAGTGCTGCAGATAGGAAGttatattttgtttgcttttaaataataaaacaaatatgCCCCAGGGTGACATGATGTTTTTCCTACCAAATTGCACATTTCAGTGTCACACAACAAGGAAATTTTATGCATGTGATTGCTATTCActgattctttttaaaaacaacaaaagaaaatcccaaGGTTTTTAGCGGGAGTTATTTCTGTAGATATGAGTCTGCTTTGGCATGTAGAGTTTCTACCTCCCAACTAAAAAGAaagattgggatttgggataaataaaacaaaaacaccaatgtaaaatagaaatattttaaacagtgtACAATAAAGGAGTACTTGAGAGTTTTCATattcacagaaaacatttcGTTTATGTGATGTCACTACAAAGATTTTGGTCTGGTTTAAATTAAAGTTTCTGATATGTTACAGTGCCATTTTTACAGAAGACTGCATTCAATTACATATACCAGCATGGTTGCATCTTGAAATCATTGTGCTATTGAATATGTGGATTTATTCATGCAGTTTCTTTTGATGGTTCTTCAGTTTTTGTGCAATATTAATCTGGCTCTGTGATGAAACAATTTTCCATAGCTGTGGTGCACTGAGTGTACTGGTATCAGCACTGGGACTTTGAGCAGTTTAATTTCAGTAACTGGACAGGCAGTTGTCATTTCTCCCCTGGTAGTCCTCTTTCAATTGGTGGGAGGTCAAAAACTTACTATATGTTTTAGTCTTTTGCTTTTCATATGGATAACACATGTAACAGTTGCCAGCTCAGTTAAGTTTCATTGTCTCAATAATATATGTAGACCTAACCTTTACCTAGTGATAAGGAAGTGAGCACTATGAAATGTAGAAAGTATGCAGCTGGAAATTTCCATGCCATTGATTTAATAGATTTCTATATATGGAACTTCCATTTTAATATAGATGAGATAAAGTTCTTTTCAAGTGAAATATTTGTGTCATgattgttgttttccttttccttacaGGGAATGGCCCTGAGCCTTGGAGATAAGATCAATCTGTCTCAGAAGAAGACAAGTTTATAAATTTTACCTAATGTCTTTTCAGGTCTTTTACAGTTTAACCTTAGGTATGTGGCTTTTGGGATCCAGAACATCTTATATTCTTCAGTGTTCTGTAATTGTAGAAGCCAAGCTTTTGAGCTGAAAGCATTCCAGCAGATAATTTATAGGTTCTCCATGATTGATATTGGGCAAATTTTAAAtctccaggtttttttttctttgtcctggAAGTCATGTTTTCTTTGTCTCTAATATATACTGATGCTCACAGTACAATAAACAAGTTATACCAGTACTGCTTTGTCTGTAGATtataatctctgtatttgttgAATATCTGTCCAGGGATACTTGGATACTCTGAGAAAGTTGCAGTCTGTAATAGCTTCAGTGTTTGCAATAATGACTAGTCCTGAATATGTGAATGTGTGATTATGATTCTTAAAATACTCTGGTATACCTAGGAGAATATAAATTTGCCAGCTAAATTAAAGGCTGCATATTCTAGATGGTAATGTAATAACTTGGCACAGACAAGCTTGTAGTATCAAAAAAGAGACTGGCAAAATTCAGCCCTTTCCAGCAAGTTGTAGAACCTTAAACTTTGTTTCTGAAGTGCTTCCCTAGCAGTGTTATCCTGAGTAACATAACATTGCTGGTGgtgttcttatttttcagtcACTGTGGAAAAGACAGCCAAATGCAGCATTAAAGCTGTAGCAGCATAAGCAGTTTTTCAGTGAATGCAGCCTTTGGCCATGTGTGTGAGCTCAGGAAGGAAAGATTCAGACTCATTGTAAGCTTGCAATGAATTGAACCATGTTGAAAAGGAAGAGTTGTGAGTGAAGGTCAGGTCAGGATGTTGAAGTGAGTTAACATCATTTGGCTTCTAAATCTTATCCAAATTGGCAGTGGATTAAAACATATAACCATAGAGTGAAAATACTTTCAGCTGTATCTATTCAGCACTAATTCTGAATTTATTAAAGCAATTGCTTCTACAGAAGCAAGCAATTGCAAGCAATTGCTTCTACAGAAGAGTgtccagagccagcagtgctctTCCAGTTGACTGAAAGTCCTGCTGCTGGATTTCCACAGCTGTGACCTACACCAGAAGggcagaagaaaatattccatGTAGCTGAATGCCCAAAACATTTCAGGCCTCAGTGATGACAGtaccttttttttcattctgaataAGCACAAGGAGCACACATGtaaattctgaaatgaaatagGGCTACAGTATTTTATCTGGCTAAAGGATGGCCCTAGAAGTGCAGTGCAAAGCCTGAGCATGGTTTTGCTGAATGacctatttatttttcatgttttgaaatCCCTGTTTGGTTCTgccattgttttgttttttagtgaAAGCTCTAGCTCGTGAATAACATGATAGCAGCAAGAGCTGAAGCTCTGAGTATGCAGGACTGCCTTGATAATGTCCTTATGTCTCTGCAtgatcctgcagcagctgtaTTCCTTTCTGGGGAGTTACTCCAGATTCACAAGGATGTTGTAGAGATAATCAAATTCTGATCTTGACTGTTCAATACTTCATAATTTGGGGGTGAGAGTGCTGATGGGAGAAAAGCAATAGGAGTATGTTGTATGGGATCTCCTGGGAAATTCCATGGATATCAGTGTACTGCTCTGGGGTGAGTGGGGAGGGGGATCTCATTCTGCAGTCACTTAAAGCCAAACCAAGGTAAAAGAAAATCCTAGGAGTCCAATGGATGGTTTCATCTCTTCATGAAGACACTGAGTTGTAAGACTCTGACAGAGACTGAATCACAGCTCTGTGGGCACTGACTGGTTTGGATGGGATGAATTTGCTGACCACAGCCAAGGAAAGGATGTTTTTGGAGAAGGAGCATGACTTCCAGTATGTGTTATCCAAGCCATGTTTCAGTTACAATCTGCTCTCATTGGAGAATAGAAAAACATCCTGGCATGTGCAGACATCCATATTTCAAGTGGCTCTTAGTCAGCTGGGAGGggaacataattttgtttgggatattttttgctGTCAGGATTTTATGGAAGGACATGGAAACATCTGTGCAGCAGAAGCTGCCATGACTTTAGGATTCATTTTCCACCTGCCATGCTTTCCAGTACCTCTTCTGCAGAATTGGCTTTGTACAAACATTTTCCTTGGTGgcatgcatttttttcagtagcCTGAACACTAAAAATGTTAGATCTGTGTTTCATGTCTGTGCTTCAGAGATGAAATTCCCTTCTTTTATCCTTCTTTTATCCATCCATCCTATTGTGTTCTGGCTAAGCTTTTGCTCAGCAGCTCAGATAACAAATTGCTTCTGGTCTTGTGCATACAAAGGAATATCATGCACAGACCATCATTCTTTAAGAGCCACTTGCAGCTTTTTCACTGCAATAAAAGCTGGTGTACAGCTGTGGCTCTGAATTGTTCCAGACTTGGTATCAGAAGTTGCTGTACCCTGTTTTCTGCACAGCAGTGTGTATTGCATACTCTGTGCTAGGGTTAAGGGAGTGTTATTCCACTGCTCTGATTTCAGAAACTTCTGTAAGAACAGGAATAAATTACCAGGAGGAGCAAATGGAGCAAAAAagcttgctgcttttccattaGAAGTTTTAGAAAGTCATTGCAGGATGCAGCGTT
Protein-coding regions in this window:
- the COPB1 gene encoding coatomer subunit beta: MTAAENVCYTLINVPMDSEPPSEISLKNDLEKGDVKLKTEALKKVIIMILNGEKLPGLLMTIIRFVLPLQDHTIKKLLLVFWEIVPKTTPDGRLLQEMILVCDAYRKDLQHPNEFIRGSTLRFLCKLKEAELLEPLMPAIRACLEHRHSYVRRNAVLAIYTIYRNFEHLIPDAPELIHDFLVNEKDASCKRNAFMMLIHADQDRALDYLSTCIDQVQTFGDILQLVIVELIYKVCHANPSERARFIRCIYNLLQSSSPAVKYEAAGTLVTLSSAPTAIKAAAQCYIDLIIKESDNNVKLIVLDRLIELKEHPSHERVLQDLVMDILRVLSTPDLEVRKKTLQLALDLVSSRNVEELVIVLKKEVIKTNNVTEHEDTDKYRQLLVRTLHSCSVRFPDMAANVIPVLMEFLSDNNEAAAADVLEFVREAIQRFENLRPLIVEKMLEVFHAIKSVKIYRGALWILGEYCSTKEDIQSVMTEVRRSLGEIPIVESEIKKEAGELKPEEEVSVGPAQKLVTEMGTYATQSALSSSRPAKKEEDRPPLRGFLLDGDFFVAASLATTLTKIALRYVSLVQEKKKQNSFNAEAMLLMATILHLGKSSLPKKPITDDDVDRISLCLKVLSECSPLMNDIFNKECRQSLSHMLSAKLEEEKLSQKKESEKRNVTIQPDDPISFMQLTAKNEMSSKEDQFQLSLLAAMGNTQRKEAADPLASKLNKVTQLTGFSDPVYAEAYVHVNQYDIVLDVLVVNQTSDTLQNCTLELATLGDLKLVEKPSPLTLAPHDFANIKANVKVASTENGIIFGNVVYDVSGAASDRNCVVLSDIHIDIMDYIQPASCTDAEFRQMWAEFEWENKVTVNTNIIDLNEYLQHILKSTNMKCLTPEKALSGYCGFMAANLYARSIFGEDALANVSIEKPIHLGPEAPVTGHIRIRAKSQGMALSLGDKINLSQKKTSL